The following is a genomic window from Spirosoma foliorum.
CCATTCCGTATCCGTTTTTCAAGCGGACTCATATTGCGATTAAGCCCAATGGGGCTTTATCTACCTGAATAGCTCCTACATAGCCCGGCTATAATTCCTGGTAGCCGGGCTATGTACTGACATCAAGCACGGACAGATAGAGTCCGCTCAAATATTCATCTGCGCAGACTGGATGGGCCAAAGTCAGAAAGGCCCAATTATTGAAATTTCTGACATCTTATAAACAACAAATATATGTACAGTACAAAAGTCACGGACCACAACGGTAGAGAGATTACCGTGTCCGTTTTAGAATCGTCCGCAGGCACACCAACGGTGGTCAGCCACAATAATCGGACATATGAGATCAATTGGAGTAGCGGAAAATATCATCCGGTTGATTAATCGCTCCTGACCGGAGATACAAATCTTCGGCCCCGGCTCTGCCGGTGATTTCAATCAGCAAACAGGCTGGCCACCCGTTTGCTGATTGAAATCTAATTTCCTGCATGAACAGTAACAACAAATCATTTAAGAAATATGGACAACTATAATTTGGACACCACTCTAATCGGGCTGGCGTCTGACTCAGAGAAAAGTGGCTGGACTATAAGGCATGCATGCGAAGGCGTGGGAATTTTCGGAGGGATCGGGTCAGGTAAAACATCAGGAAGTGGTCATATGTTGGCTCTGAAATATTTGGCAAATGGTTTTGGCGGTTTAGTGCTGACTGCAAAAAAAACAGAGAAGGAAGACTGGATAGAGTATTGCCGTCTAACCGGACGTGAAAATGATTTGATTATTCTGGAAGAAAAAGGTCAGCACTGTTTTAATTTTCTGGAGTATGAGGCTTCTCAGACCTCTGGCGAGGCATCTCTTACAGATAATATAGTTGATGTTTTAAAGACGGTTATTAACGCGGGCCAAGAACAAGGCGGAGGAAGGAATGACGATCCATTCTGGCAATCAGCGCTCGATATGCTCATGGCAAGCATTATTGATTTGTGTAAACTGGCTTATGGTCATGTAACAGTGATGCGGCTATTCGATATTGTCCAGACTATTCCCAAGAGCGAAGAAGCGTTACATCTAGAAGTTGCCAAACCTAAGGCATTTACACAGGCGTTCGAGTCAGCACGTGGCTATGTAACCTCTCAAATTGATAGCTGGATTCTTACTCTTTCACAAAAAGAACGGGAGCAGTTGAGTGTTGATGATGTGTTTGAATCTGAAGTATTGGAAGCCATTCCAGATGCCAGGTTGCTGAAACATCTGGACCAGTTTTTCTTCGACAATTTCATACCGCTTTCTGACAAAACGAGAAGCATCATCGATTTTTCATTTTCTGCTTTCCTGGCTCCGTTGGTACGTGAACCGGTTTATTCATTGTTTAGTCGAAATCATTCCACGTTTACGCCGGAAGATAGCTTGGAAGGAAAGATCATCCTGATCAATCTACCGGTGAAGTCCTATCAAAAAGTGGGGCAGAATTGTCAAATATTGTTTAAATACGTCTGGCAAAAATCAATGGAAAAACGGGATGTTCGCACCAATGGTCGTCCAGTTTTTCTCTGGGCCGACGAAGCACAGACTTTTTTACACGAGAAGGACGCGGAGTTTCAGGCTACGGCCCGTAGCAGCCGTGTCTGTACGGTCTACATTAGTCAAAACCTGCCCAATTATTACGCGTCAATGGGCGGGCAGAGAAGTGAATACCGGGTCAAAGCATTTTTAGGTACGCTGGCTACAAAGCTGTTTCATGCCAATGCCGACGCTGAAACAAACAAATATGCTTCAGAACTGATTGGTGACGCCTACTTTGTGGATGAAAACGAGAGTATGACGGTGTCTCAGAATTTTTCACAAACGCGAGGGCGCTCTCTAAAACTTGAACGAGTTGTACGCCCGGAAGGCTTCGTGAATTTAAAAACGGGGGGGGCCTCTTAATAATTTTCGCGTAGAGGGCTACATGCACCGTCAGGGCGACAGCATTATGAACGGCAAGAATTTCGTCAAGATGACCTTCAATCAGAATTATCATCCCTAATAATTTCCGTTTTACTTAAACTAATTAATTGCCATGAAAAACATGTATTACCGCACAGTTTTCAAGCGGACGAACACGATTAAAGAACTCTTTTTAAGTTTCTTTCTGGCTTTCTTCTCCTGGCCACGTTTACTGCTGGAAGTCTTTATCCGTAAGAATTTTGGCGAGCGTTATTTTTCTTTTTCAGGCGCAGTGATGCTTTTAATCATCCTTGCGTTCCTGCCCCTGTTTTTTATTGATGCTCTTGGTCGTCGGCATGGCGGCTCTACATTGATGCCATTTATCGGGATGTTTCTCACCTGGTATGTATATCTGGCCGGGTTCTGGTATATGAGCGTTCTGCGTCGAAACGAAATTCGACGTCTGCCCTCCGTTTTCGATTTTGCCCGATTTAGTAAATCGACCGGAACCATCCATCCACGTTTTCTGAGCTATACTTTCAGAGGTAACCACTTCACTATCCGTGGTATTGAGACCAGGCTTGAACCCGGCTTCTTCTTTTTAATTGGCTCTCTCCTGTGGGCATTGCAACAGCCACTTGGGGCTCTATTAACCGTGTGTAGTGTCTTTTACGCCCTGAGTTACCGAGCAGCCTACTATCAGGGAGACCAGTTTATCATGGATAAAATAGATGAGATGATATGCAACGAGGAGCTGACCAAATCCTTGGTTGAAGGTCGCGATTCCAGTGAAACACGTGGTTTCAATTTTTATGGTCGCCGACCTGTTGACCCGGACTCCCGACAACGTATTGCCGATCTGGTCATGCAAAAGGAGGAAATGGTCGAGGCTTTTTAAGTCCTAAGCTGTGCTTAGGGCATATGTCTGATCGTAAATGATTAACCCGTCATGTAATCCCCCCTGCACTGCTCCACGTTGCCGGTGACCTTTATTCGTGATGCATCAACCCTAACGAAATGGGAAACCGGCGCGTGGTGGCAGGGTAGAGGTGTAAGCTGCTGGAGCCATGATCCGAATGATTCCATCAACCTCAGCCGCCCATGCCAAAGCGTATTTTTCCGATGCGCTGTCGAAGGCTGATTACTATTTGAATGATCAGGAACTTCAGGGACAGATGCGCGGCAAACTGGCTGAACGGTTAGGTCTCGTCGGCCCAGTGACAAAAGATGTCTTTTTCGCCCTCTGTGAAAACATCAACCCCACCACCGGGGAGAACCTGACACCCCGAACAAAAGACAATCGTGTCACCGGTTGGGACTGTAATTTCCATGTCCCCAAGTCCGTCAGCATTCTGCATAGTCTTTCGAACGACGATCATATTCTGGATGCGTTTCGCGAGAGTGTACGCCTGACCATGCTGGATATGGAACAGGATGTCAAAACCCGTGTGCGCAAGGACGGGCTACAGGATGAACGGCAGACGGGTGAATTGCTGTACAGCGAATTTATCCATCAAACCGCCCGACCGGTTGATGGTCATTTACCCGACCCACATTTACATGCCCATTGTTTCATATTTAACGCCACCTGGGATGAAAAAGAACAGGAGATCAAATCCGCGCGGGTGCGCGATGTCTTCTCTGATATTCCGTATTACCATGCCCGGTTTCACAAGCGGCTTTCAGACAAGCTTATTGAACTGGGCTATCAGATCAGGCGGACGGACAAATCGTTTGAGGTTGAGGGTGTCCCGCAAGCTGTGATTGATCTGTTTTCAAAACGGACGGATGAAATCGGTCGCATTGCCAAGGACAAAGGCATTACCGACGCGAAAGAACTGGATGCGCTCGGGGCGCGGACCCGCTCTAGAAAACAGAAAGGCCACACGATGGCCGAACTGCAAGCCGAGTGGCGCAAACAGATTCTGGATTTAGATACAGGCGATAAAGACGACGGGAAACAGATTATTCGCTTCGCCCCAGCGAAAGAGAAAACAACGCTTACATCTGAGCGCTGTGTCGAACACGCTTTAGAGCATGGTTTTGAACGGGCCTCTGTGTTACAGGATCGTCGCCTGCTGGCTTCGGCCTATCGGCACAGTATCGGCGATGCGTCGGTTAAACTGGACAGCATTACCGACAGATTTAAGTCAGACGAGCGACTGATCCATGTTGAAGAGAAAGGTCGGATACTCTGTACAACCAGACAGGTGTTGCAGGAAGAACAACGGATGGTGAAACTAGCCCAGGCAGGTCAGGGTAAGCTTAAACCCCTATATACAAAGGCTCCTGAAGTAAAGCTGGATGGTCAACAGGCTGATGCGATACGGCACGTGCTGACCACGACCCACCGCGTGTCCATTATTCGCGGTGCAGCGGGTAGCGGCAAGACGACGCTGATGAGCGAGGCTACCGCCTGGATGAAGAAGGCCGGTAAAACTGTAACCGTTGTGGCACCGACCTCGCAGGCGTCGCGTGGTGTCTTGCGAGAAGAAGGATTTGAGCATGCTGAAACGGTAGCCAGGTTACTGTCTGACGAAAAGATGCAGCAGGCTTTAATAGGTCAGGTCATCTGGGTTGACGAAGCCGGGTTGCTGTCAAATCAGGATATGACTGCTCTCCTTGGTTTGGCCCAGGAGAAAAATGCCCGGCTTATTCTGGGCGGTGACACGCGGCAACATGCCAGTGTGGTACGTGGTGACGCTTTACGTATATTGAATACCGTTGGAGGCATTCAAACAGCGGAAGTCAGCAAGATTTACCGTCAGCGAGATGCCGGATATCGGACGGCTGTGGAGGATTTATCCAGGGGTGATGTCCGTCAGGCATTCGCCAGGCTGGATAGTATGGGCTCAATTCAGAGCGTTGACCCATTGAAGCCGAATGAAGCCTTGGTGAAGGATTATGTTGCTACACTCCGCAAGGGAAAATCAGCTTTAATCGTCTCGCCGACTCATCAGCAGGCCGAAGCCGTAACAGAAGCCATTCGCGACAAAATGAAAGCGAGTGGGCTGCTTGGTAAAAAAGAAATATCAGCCACCCGGCTCACAAATTTGAACATGACCGAAGCGCAGAAAAGTGACTGGCGCAATTTTCGTCCCGGACAGATTATTCAGTTTAACCAAAACAGACCCGGCATTAAACGCGGTAGCGTGTGGACTGTTGACACCAGCACGGATAAAGGGGTGATCATCAAAAATGAAGAAGGACACTCCCTGCCCTTACCAACCGGCAAGTCTGGCGATTATGATCTGTATCGAAAAGACGATCTCGCGCTGGCCAAAGGGGATTCCATCAGGATTACCCGCAATGGCTTTGATGCCGAAAAGAACCGGTTGAATAATGGCCAGATTCTGGAAGTCATATCAGTCAATAAAGCGGGTGAGTTGCATTTGCGAAACAGCGTTAGCAAAGCGGATTATAAATTAAGTAAGGAGTACGGCCATCTGGCTCATGCGTATTGCGTTACCTCTCATGCCTCCCAGGGTAAAACGGTTGATGAGGTGTTCATTTCACAGCCAGCGGCCACCTTTCCCGCAACGGACGCTAAACAATTCTATGTGTCTGTATCGCGCGGTCGTGACCGGGCGCGGATTTATACCGATGACAAGGAACAGTTGCTGGATCATGCATCACGCCTTGGTGACCGGCAATCGGCGTCTGAACTGGTGAAGCGAAAAAATCAGACGCTGGATATGGTGCAGCAACGCATTCGAGCCGATTTAAACCGGACACCGGTCAATAAGGGAAAACCAAAGGAGGTCGTCAAACCAGCAAGAAGCAGAGACCGCGATTATGAACCAGGGCTTTAAGTTACGCTTTGATCAGATGCGCGACAGCAATCCGACCGATCCAGAGGCCGGATTGAAACCTGTCGATCAGGAATTCTATCAGACATCGGGTCATACCCGTAATCTGTGCTTCATTTGGCCCGATGGTCGGCGAATGTTTTTAAACTATGCCTATCTACTGGCGGGGGAATTTGAGCCTGACAGCGATAAAAACAGCATTAAGCTTAGTTTTTCATCCCACACGGTTCTCTTACAGGGGTTTTCCCTGGATGCGCTTTTTATGGCGTTACTAGATCATCTGCCACGATTGATTGTCGCGATTGATCCACGTTACGTATTGAAAGACGACGCAAAAGAGGCAGTGGTCATTGAAATCACTGTTGAGCAAAAAGAGGCTTAATGCGATTCTGTTTCTTGCTAAAAAATTAACCTATGTCTTTAAGGCATACAATAACAGACCGCGCACCCACTAGGTACGTGGCATTAACAGGATCAACGCCCTCATCAACAAAATCGTCGCCAGCGGCCAGATACGTATTAATGATCCGACTCCAGGGGCCCGCTTCCTGTATCGAAAATTGTTGAGCCTCCCAGTATGCATTAATCATGACATACAAGGCCCGGTTCGGGGATAATTTTAACGAATAAGCGAAACTCCGCGCACTCGCGCCAAAATCGGGGTTACGTTGATTAGCTCCATACCATGTAACATCGTCTTGCCAGAAACGGCCTCTTCCCAAGCCCGTTTGCTCTTTTCTAAATTTGATTGCCTTTTTGACAAACCCATGAAACCCATTGAATTGAGTCAGGCGATCCCAGTCAAGCCATGTTGTTTCGTTATCTTGATTATAAGGATTCCCATTACCACCCTGGGTATTTAAAAATTCGTCTCCTGCTACAAACATTGGCGTTCCATTCGCCAGCATCAGGAGCGTAAAAAAGTTTTTTGCCTGGCGTTCTCGCAGTTGCATGACTTCTACAGGGACATTGACATCCCCTTCAAATCCGCAATTCCAACTCGTGTTGTTATCGCTATAGGCCACTAAATCATATAGATTAAAGCCATCATGGCAGTTAATATGATTGATGCTTTGATAGGGGTGATACGCGTTATAAGTATCATCAGGAAAGACATCATTACTACCATAT
Proteins encoded in this region:
- the mobF gene encoding MobF family relaxase → MIPSTSAAHAKAYFSDALSKADYYLNDQELQGQMRGKLAERLGLVGPVTKDVFFALCENINPTTGENLTPRTKDNRVTGWDCNFHVPKSVSILHSLSNDDHILDAFRESVRLTMLDMEQDVKTRVRKDGLQDERQTGELLYSEFIHQTARPVDGHLPDPHLHAHCFIFNATWDEKEQEIKSARVRDVFSDIPYYHARFHKRLSDKLIELGYQIRRTDKSFEVEGVPQAVIDLFSKRTDEIGRIAKDKGITDAKELDALGARTRSRKQKGHTMAELQAEWRKQILDLDTGDKDDGKQIIRFAPAKEKTTLTSERCVEHALEHGFERASVLQDRRLLASAYRHSIGDASVKLDSITDRFKSDERLIHVEEKGRILCTTRQVLQEEQRMVKLAQAGQGKLKPLYTKAPEVKLDGQQADAIRHVLTTTHRVSIIRGAAGSGKTTLMSEATAWMKKAGKTVTVVAPTSQASRGVLREEGFEHAETVARLLSDEKMQQALIGQVIWVDEAGLLSNQDMTALLGLAQEKNARLILGGDTRQHASVVRGDALRILNTVGGIQTAEVSKIYRQRDAGYRTAVEDLSRGDVRQAFARLDSMGSIQSVDPLKPNEALVKDYVATLRKGKSALIVSPTHQQAEAVTEAIRDKMKASGLLGKKEISATRLTNLNMTEAQKSDWRNFRPGQIIQFNQNRPGIKRGSVWTVDTSTDKGVIIKNEEGHSLPLPTGKSGDYDLYRKDDLALAKGDSIRITRNGFDAEKNRLNNGQILEVISVNKAGELHLRNSVSKADYKLSKEYGHLAHAYCVTSHASQGKTVDEVFISQPAATFPATDAKQFYVSVSRGRDRARIYTDDKEQLLDHASRLGDRQSASELVKRKNQTLDMVQQRIRADLNRTPVNKGKPKEVVKPARSRDRDYEPGL
- a CDS encoding type IV secretory system conjugative DNA transfer family protein, with amino-acid sequence MDNYNLDTTLIGLASDSEKSGWTIRHACEGVGIFGGIGSGKTSGSGHMLALKYLANGFGGLVLTAKKTEKEDWIEYCRLTGRENDLIILEEKGQHCFNFLEYEASQTSGEASLTDNIVDVLKTVINAGQEQGGGRNDDPFWQSALDMLMASIIDLCKLAYGHVTVMRLFDIVQTIPKSEEALHLEVAKPKAFTQAFESARGYVTSQIDSWILTLSQKEREQLSVDDVFESEVLEAIPDARLLKHLDQFFFDNFIPLSDKTRSIIDFSFSAFLAPLVREPVYSLFSRNHSTFTPEDSLEGKIILINLPVKSYQKVGQNCQILFKYVWQKSMEKRDVRTNGRPVFLWADEAQTFLHEKDAEFQATARSSRVCTVYISQNLPNYYASMGGQRSEYRVKAFLGTLATKLFHANADAETNKYASELIGDAYFVDENESMTVSQNFSQTRGRSLKLERVVRPEGFVNLKTGGAS